The Parcubacteria group bacterium CG10_big_fil_rev_8_21_14_0_10_36_14 DNA window CGGCGCAAGCCAGCACTATAATGCCTGTCCTCTCTGTATGGGGCATATCTTATATATCTACCTTATTGGCGACGTAGGGCGAGTGAAATGAAAAAAGTAATCTTTTTCATTTCCGAGCCGAGAAGCCAACAAAGGGTAAGTGCTCCGTTCGTCAGCTAACGAACTGCAACGATAATGTCCAGGGCTTGCCCTGAGGTTAATACCCTTTATTATTTATATATATATTATAACATTTTTAAAACAAATTATGAACTTAAATCAAATAAAAAATCAACCCGCTTTTTGGAGTTGAAAAAATATTATAATAAAATGGCTTTTAGATATATTTCAAAAACTTTTCTGCTAATTTAAGCCAATCGCTCTTGGATAATTCTTCTGCTCTAGCGTTCTCATTGATACCGCACTCCAAAAATGCCTCTCGCAATTTTTTCTTGTCTAACTTTAGTCCTGTGGATAGGTTTGAAAGAAGTTTTTTTCTTCTTTGTGAAAAACCAATCTTAGCAATCTTTAAAACCTCTTCACTATGAAGCTTCGGTATCCCTAAAGTTAGTTTTATCACCATGCTATCTATTTTTGGCGCCGGATAAAAAGAACCAGCAGATACATTGCAAACCCTTTCCGCTTTGCCATACAACTCTGCCAAAAGCGTTAGCATTCCTCTGCTCTTGCCGAGCAACTTCTCTCCCACTTCGTGCTGAACCATTATGACAATCATACTTGGCGGATTATCGCCTGACAAAAATATTCTTAAAATTCTTCCAGTAATATTGTAAGGTATGTTTGCAATTAATTTATAAGCATTTTGCGTATAGTGTTTAGTGTCCAGAGATAAGATGTCTGCATCTATTAATTCCAGATTTTTTATATTCCTAAATCTATCTTTTAATAATTCGTAAAGTTTTTTGTCTTTTTCTACAGCGATTACTTTTTTAACATTTTCTAATAATTTTTCTGTCAAAACTCCAAGACCGGGACCAATTTCTAAAACCGTGTCCTTTTTGGAAAGCTCACCTGCATTTATAATTTTTTCTGCAATTCCTTTATTAATTAAAAAATTTTGTCCGCGGAGTTTGGAAGGATGAATGTTATATTTTTGCAATATGCTTTGCATAAATTTTTGATTTCCAATTTTCAATTTTTTAAATAATTAAAATTTTATCTTTCCTTGCCTCAGGGTTATGATTCTACCCCCTTCTATCTTTATAATTGTTGATGATTTTCTTAATGGAAGTCGGCCGGCGTCCAAAACCAAATCAGGCTGATATCTTTGTTTTTCAAAACTCTTAATAATTGTTTTTAGGTCATACGGGTCGCCTTGTCCAGAAATATTTGCAGAAGTGGAAACAATGGGTTTTTTTAAGCCACGCGAAAGCGCGCGCGCAATATCATTAGAAGATACCCGAACCGCAGTACCATCTAAAACTATCGCCAACGGTCCCGGCCAATATTCTATTGCCAGCTGGCGCGCCAATTTTCCAAATTTGAAAAACCGAGCAGCCATTGCCTTATACGCGCAAATTACAGCAAATTTTTTGTCTTTCGGGCGCTGTTTTATTTTTACAATTTTTTGAATTGCTTTTTTATTTTGCCAATCGCAACCAAGTCCATAAGAGGTTTCCGTAGGATAAACGACGGCTCCGCCGGATTTTAAAATTTCTATAGCTTTTTTGATTGATTGTTTATTTATTTTTTCTATCTGCATAAAAAATTTTTAATTTCCAATTCTTAATTTTATAAATAATTTTAAATGTCTTAATTTTAAAAATTAAAAATTTAAACATTATAAAATTACTTTTTTCCCTTCTTCCATTTAAGATATTCTTCCATAAACATTACGAGCTCTCCGTCTAACACACCTTCCGCATCTTGTGTTTCATATTTCGTTCTATGATCTTTTACCATTTTATACGGGTGCAAAACATAGCTCCGAATTTGATTTCCCCACTCAGCACTGGTATAGTCGCCACGTAATTTTTGTTTTTCTTTTTCATGACGCGCTTCTTCCAATTGATGAAGCTTACTTTTCAAAACTTTCATTGCTGTTTCTTTATTCTGTGTCTGACTTCGCTCATTTTGACAGCTGACAACAATGTTGGTGGGAATATGAGTAATGCGGACGGCGGAATAAGTTGTTTGCACACCCTGCCCACCATGTCCGCCTGCTAAAAACGTATCTATCCGCAAATCTTTTGGATCAATTTTTATATCTTCCATTTCTCCCATATCGGGAATAACCTCCACAAGAGCAAAAGAAGTATGACGCATTTTTTCCGCGTCAAAAGGAGAAATGCGCACTAAACGATGAACTCCGTTTTCACTTTGTAAATACCCATAAGCATAAAGCCCGCTTATATGAAGCGTAACGCTTTTTATTCCGGTTTCATTCCCTCTGCTTTCAGAAATTATTTTAACATTAAAATTCATTTTTTCGGCAAAACGCAAATACATCCGAAGAAGCATCTCCGCCCAATCTTGCGCCTCTGTTCCGCCAGTTCCGGCATGTATCACCATAATAACATCACGTCTATCGTATTTTCCGGAAAATAATAAAAAAAATTCAAACTTATTGAATTTTTTATTCAGTTTTTCATAATTTTTTTTCAAATCATCTTCCAAAGAATTATCTCCTGCGGCTTCTGCTTCTTCTGCTAAATCCAAAGCAACACTTACATCTTCTTCCATTTCATCCCATTTTTCCGTTTCCTCTCGCAATTGACTGGTGCGTTGGCTGACATTTTTTGCGTGTTCTTGATTTTCCCAAAATTCCGGACGCTCCATTTCATATTCCAAGGCCTTTATCTCTGTTTTTAATTTTGGAATATCAAAGTAACCTCCATGTGGAGGCAACTCGTTTCTTAAGTTCTTTTAGTTGCTTTGTTATCTCCATAGACCTTTTAATCAATTACAAATTATCAATTACGAATTAAAAGTTAAATCTTAATCTTCTTTGCGTATTTGCCTAGAATGGGCATCTCCCATTGTTTGCCGTCTAACGCGTTTATTATTCCTAAAAGCGCCAAAACCGCAAGTCCAAGTCCTGCAATCATTGACAGATAGTATCCGAGAAAAGGTATCCAACTGATAAGACTTGAAAAAAAACTGGCAATTAAAACAACAAGTCCCTGTCTGGCATGAAACATAATAAACTCATTGTCGCGCTTATATAAAATCGG harbors:
- a CDS encoding peptide chain release factor 2 (programmed frameshift), whose protein sequence is MEITKQLKELKKRLPPHGGYFDIPKLKTEIKALEYEMERPEFWENQEHAKNVSQRTSQLREETEKWDEMEEDVSVALDLAEEAEAAGDNSLEDDLKKNYEKLNKKFNKFEFFLLFSGKYDRRDVIMVIHAGTGGTEAQDWAEMLLRMYLRFAEKMNFNVKIISESRGNETGIKSVTLHISGLYAYGYLQSENGVHRLVRISPFDAEKMRHTSFALVEVIPDMGEMEDIKIDPKDLRIDTFLAGGHGGQGVQTTYSAVRITHIPTNIVVSCQNERSQTQNKETAMKVLKSKLHQLEEARHEKEKQKLRGDYTSAEWGNQIRSYVLHPYKMVKDHRTKYETQDAEGVLDGELVMFMEEYLKWKKGKK
- the rsmA gene encoding ribosomal RNA small subunit methyltransferase A — its product is MKIGNQKFMQSILQKYNIHPSKLRGQNFLINKGIAEKIINAGELSKKDTVLEIGPGLGVLTEKLLENVKKVIAVEKDKKLYELLKDRFRNIKNLELIDADILSLDTKHYTQNAYKLIANIPYNITGRILRIFLSGDNPPSMIVIMVQHEVGEKLLGKSRGMLTLLAELYGKAERVCNVSAGSFYPAPKIDSMVIKLTLGIPKLHSEEVLKIAKIGFSQRRKKLLSNLSTGLKLDKKKLREAFLECGINENARAEELSKSDWLKLAEKFLKYI
- a CDS encoding threonylcarbamoyl-AMP synthase — protein: MQIEKINKQSIKKAIEILKSGGAVVYPTETSYGLGCDWQNKKAIQKIVKIKQRPKDKKFAVICAYKAMAARFFKFGKLARQLAIEYWPGPLAIVLDGTAVRVSSNDIARALSRGLKKPIVSTSANISGQGDPYDLKTIIKSFEKQRYQPDLVLDAGRLPLRKSSTIIKIEGGRIITLRQGKIKF